A DNA window from Methanomassiliicoccus luminyensis B10 contains the following coding sequences:
- a CDS encoding glycosyltransferase family 4 protein produces the protein MRILILNWRDITHPQAGGAERFVHEIGKRLARHNEVTLFCGSYPGSKEEERIEGMKVVRAGGRFSVYIRALLNFKRGAYDIVLDDVNGIPFFSTLYSDAPVIPILHHIVGWKLFSRELPFPLSAIGWMCERSIPIFYRNRRFIVVSESTRQELMDELHVPPEDITVVNNGIDIDLTALQQKALFPTVAYVGRIKGYKRVEDIVRAFAKVHEWSTTAKLIIAGRGEMSALRELVERLGISDSVDFREGVDEDEKVRILSSAWVFVTASMKEGWGLSPLEANACGTPAISYDVPGLRDSIRDGYNGILVRNGDIDSLAMKIHIVISDNDLISKLSANGREWASRFTWDRAADDTRRIMEEVCGQDRRGVD, from the coding sequence TTGAGGATCCTCATACTGAATTGGAGGGACATCACCCACCCCCAGGCTGGGGGAGCTGAGCGCTTCGTGCACGAGATCGGAAAGAGGCTGGCCCGTCACAATGAAGTGACCCTGTTCTGCGGAAGCTACCCAGGTTCGAAAGAGGAAGAACGTATCGAAGGGATGAAGGTGGTCAGGGCGGGCGGACGGTTCTCTGTGTACATCCGGGCCCTCTTGAACTTCAAGAGAGGCGCTTACGATATCGTGCTTGATGACGTCAACGGCATACCGTTCTTCTCCACCCTGTACTCCGATGCCCCCGTGATACCCATCCTCCATCACATCGTTGGGTGGAAGCTATTCAGTCGCGAGCTGCCGTTCCCACTATCAGCCATTGGATGGATGTGCGAGCGCTCGATCCCAATCTTCTATCGGAACAGGCGCTTCATCGTCGTATCCGAAAGCACAAGGCAGGAGCTGATGGACGAGCTTCATGTCCCTCCAGAAGATATCACGGTCGTCAACAACGGCATCGACATCGATCTGACGGCCTTGCAACAGAAGGCCCTTTTCCCCACAGTGGCGTATGTAGGAAGGATAAAGGGGTACAAGAGGGTAGAGGACATAGTCAGAGCTTTCGCGAAGGTTCATGAATGGAGCACGACCGCAAAGCTCATAATCGCCGGAAGGGGGGAGATGAGCGCACTGAGGGAACTGGTTGAAAGGCTGGGCATCTCCGATTCCGTCGACTTCCGAGAGGGGGTCGATGAGGACGAAAAGGTCCGAATATTATCATCGGCCTGGGTCTTCGTGACCGCGTCAATGAAGGAGGGCTGGGGGCTGTCCCCCCTCGAGGCCAATGCATGCGGCACTCCCGCCATCTCGTACGACGTTCCCGGTCTGAGGGACTCGATCAGGGATGGGTACAATGGGATCCTGGTAAGGAACGGGGACATCGATTCTCTGGCGATGAAAATCCACATCGTCATCTCAGATAATGATCTGATCTCCAAGCTCAGCGCCAATGGAAGAGAGTGGGCGTCGAGGTTCACGTGGGACCGCGCCGCTGATGATACCCGAAGGATCATGGAGGAAGTTTGCGGCCAAGATAGGCGAGGTGTGGACTAA
- a CDS encoding glycosyltransferase family 4 protein encodes MNDESKITALMNAYTFGVGGGDVRFVEIFKRFTNTSITVVTPEQGVAFINAHGLTAQALVTAPDDSGTSALWSYPLRTLRALGILSKKKDHGIIYASSDFLPDVLPAVVFRKRGMRYVQVVHHLIPKPHIRHGGMLNNIISYLMQRISLNLIKMSADLVIVVSPLTKRNLIDLGFNESKLFMNPNGMDPAYFDGVVPGPVKYDAAFLGRMHVSKGIFDAVKIWKEVCKTHPEAKLAIIGGGTSNVTRELMDEIQGQHMENNIDLMGYLDRDAAFQLIKSSKIFVFPSHEEGFGIAILEAMACGVPVVAWDLPVYRDIFHEGMLRAPMGDMGAFSRNVTALLDDERGRKKVGDSAKALSKSYNWEKISSSEREIITSSF; translated from the coding sequence ATGAACGATGAGAGCAAGATCACCGCGCTCATGAACGCGTATACCTTCGGCGTTGGAGGAGGTGATGTCCGTTTCGTGGAGATATTCAAACGATTCACGAACACCAGCATCACGGTCGTGACGCCGGAGCAGGGCGTCGCTTTCATCAATGCCCACGGGCTCACGGCACAGGCACTAGTAACGGCGCCGGATGACTCGGGGACGAGCGCCCTCTGGTCATATCCCCTTCGCACCCTCAGGGCGCTGGGTATATTGAGCAAGAAGAAGGATCATGGCATCATCTATGCAAGCTCAGATTTCCTGCCCGATGTCCTCCCTGCGGTCGTTTTCAGAAAAAGAGGAATGCGATACGTTCAGGTCGTGCACCATCTGATCCCGAAACCCCATATTCGCCATGGGGGGATGCTGAACAATATCATATCTTACCTCATGCAAAGAATCAGTCTCAACCTCATCAAGATGAGCGCGGACCTCGTCATCGTGGTCAGCCCCCTCACGAAGCGGAACTTGATAGACCTGGGCTTCAATGAGTCGAAGCTGTTCATGAACCCGAACGGCATGGACCCGGCATATTTTGATGGTGTCGTACCCGGACCTGTGAAATATGACGCAGCCTTCCTGGGCAGGATGCACGTCTCCAAGGGGATATTCGATGCTGTAAAGATCTGGAAGGAAGTGTGCAAGACCCATCCCGAAGCCAAATTGGCAATAATCGGGGGAGGGACGTCCAATGTTACTAGGGAGCTGATGGATGAAATCCAAGGTCAGCACATGGAGAACAACATTGACCTCATGGGCTATCTGGACAGGGATGCGGCATTTCAACTGATAAAGTCGTCGAAGATATTCGTCTTTCCAAGCCACGAGGAGGGTTTTGGAATTGCCATCCTTGAAGCCATGGCTTGCGGGGTTCCTGTGGTCGCCTGGGACCTTCCAGTGTATAGGGATATTTTCCATGAAGGGATGCTGAGAGCACCAATGGGCGACATGGGGGCTTTTTCCAGGAACGTAACTGCTTTGCTGGATGATGAACGGGGGCGAAAAAAGGTAGGTGACAGCGCCAAGGCCCTTTCCAAGAGCTACAATTGGGAGAAGATATCATCGAGCGAGCGGGAAATAATCACTTCATCTTTTTAA
- a CDS encoding GHMP family kinase ATP-binding protein, whose amino-acid sequence MAERRQLIRCKAPLRISFAGGGTDVPPYCDEQGGAVLNTTIDRFAYCTISPRCDDEITIRSLDFDTVKKWRANGDVLVYDGNLDLIKAVLNHFDVKQGFDMFLHCDAPPGSGLGSSSAVMVSIIGALAEWLNVPMSQYEIANLAYILEREELGQAGGKQDQYAAVFGGFNYIEFKGPETIVTPLRVKSNTLNELHYQLLLGNTGRTRDSSNIIKSQTDGYRNKESQVVDALDNTKRLARETKDALLMGNIRLMGDLLNESWEYKKKFTSKISNDHIDTIYRTAIDNGAVGGKISGAGGGGFMYFICEYDRKHLVANELRKLDVDIVQYNFDKYGLQTWRYCDGPAH is encoded by the coding sequence ATGGCCGAGAGAAGGCAGCTCATACGCTGTAAAGCACCGTTGAGGATCAGCTTCGCCGGCGGCGGCACCGATGTGCCCCCCTATTGCGACGAACAGGGCGGCGCCGTGCTGAACACCACCATCGACCGCTTCGCGTACTGCACGATATCGCCGCGGTGCGACGACGAGATCACCATAAGGTCCCTGGACTTCGACACGGTGAAGAAGTGGAGGGCCAACGGCGATGTGCTGGTGTACGACGGGAACCTCGACCTCATCAAGGCCGTGCTCAATCACTTCGATGTGAAGCAGGGCTTCGACATGTTCCTGCACTGCGACGCCCCCCCGGGCTCCGGCCTGGGGTCATCGTCGGCGGTCATGGTCTCCATCATCGGCGCGCTGGCGGAATGGCTGAACGTCCCCATGTCCCAGTACGAGATAGCCAACCTCGCCTACATCCTGGAGAGGGAGGAGCTGGGCCAGGCGGGCGGCAAGCAGGACCAGTACGCCGCGGTCTTCGGCGGCTTCAACTACATCGAGTTCAAGGGGCCCGAGACCATCGTGACCCCCCTCAGGGTCAAGAGCAACACCCTCAACGAGCTTCACTACCAGCTGCTCCTGGGCAACACCGGGAGGACCCGCGACTCCAGCAACATCATCAAGAGCCAGACCGACGGGTACAGGAACAAGGAGAGCCAGGTCGTTGACGCGCTTGACAACACGAAGCGCCTCGCCCGGGAGACCAAGGACGCCCTGCTCATGGGGAACATCCGCCTGATGGGCGATCTGCTCAACGAGTCGTGGGAGTACAAGAAGAAGTTCACCTCCAAGATCTCCAACGACCACATCGACACGATATACAGGACCGCCATCGACAACGGCGCGGTCGGGGGCAAGATCTCCGGGGCCGGCGGTGGCGGGTTCATGTACTTCATATGCGAGTACGACCGGAAGCATCTCGTCGCCAACGAGCTGCGCAAGCTGGACGTGGACATAGTGCAGTACAATTTCGACAAGTACGGACTGCAGACCTGGAGGTATTGCGATGGCCCTGCTCATTGA
- a CDS encoding glycosyltransferase — protein sequence MRTVSVGVCAYNEENNIGRSLKSILSQELSNASLLEVIVISSASTDRTDEVVGEFVARDSRVRLLVQPKREGKISAVNLFMSMAKGDILALVNADNNLAPGALGALIALFDDPEVGAAGGRPVPVNSKDTTIGFAVHMLWAMHHRLSLLHPKIGEFIAFRNAGLQIPQGQSSDEDYIRMELERRGYRTAYAPDAVVMNKGPETLEDFWEQRVRVNIGEQYLKRRFDYQVPTWNMRFLFPALVGLLQDSRGHLGKAAVAMVLELTARVYASVYVTLDKGDKTVWSMVSSTKKLD from the coding sequence ATGAGGACCGTTTCGGTGGGCGTATGCGCCTATAACGAGGAGAACAATATCGGGCGCTCCCTCAAGTCCATACTATCGCAGGAGCTCAGCAACGCATCTCTGCTGGAGGTCATCGTCATATCCAGCGCGTCGACCGACCGCACCGATGAGGTGGTCGGGGAGTTCGTCGCCAGGGATAGCAGGGTCAGGCTGTTGGTCCAGCCGAAGCGGGAAGGGAAGATCTCCGCGGTGAACCTGTTCATGTCCATGGCCAAGGGGGACATCCTCGCCCTTGTGAACGCCGACAACAACCTCGCGCCTGGAGCGCTGGGGGCCCTAATTGCCTTGTTCGACGACCCCGAAGTGGGGGCCGCCGGCGGCCGCCCCGTGCCGGTGAACTCGAAGGACACTACGATAGGATTCGCGGTCCACATGCTCTGGGCCATGCATCATCGCCTGTCGCTCCTCCACCCTAAGATCGGCGAGTTCATCGCCTTCCGCAACGCGGGGCTCCAGATCCCCCAGGGGCAGAGCAGCGACGAGGACTACATACGCATGGAGCTGGAAAGGAGGGGCTACCGGACGGCCTACGCGCCCGACGCAGTGGTCATGAACAAGGGCCCCGAGACCCTGGAGGACTTCTGGGAGCAGAGGGTCAGGGTCAACATCGGGGAGCAGTACCTGAAGCGTAGGTTCGACTACCAGGTGCCCACCTGGAACATGCGGTTCCTCTTCCCCGCGCTGGTCGGCCTGCTCCAGGACAGCCGCGGCCACCTGGGTAAGGCCGCCGTGGCCATGGTCCTGGAGCTGACCGCTAGAGTCTACGCGTCCGTGTACGTGACGCTGGACAAGGGGGACAAGACCGTCTGGTCGATGGTGTCCTCTACAAAAAAGCTGGATTAG
- a CDS encoding rubrerythrin family protein produces the protein MSGTIDDLKAAFAGESQANRKYLAYAKKAEQDGYPQVAKLFRAAAEAETVHALAHFDVMKGVNETWKNLEDAIQGENYEHTSMYPGFIEQAKKEGNTAALRSFNYANAVEKIHEAKYKEASSAVSGGKDLPAKKLYVCPTCGNIEEGEPPQRCPVCGAAGSTFKEVL, from the coding sequence ATGTCCGGTACGATCGATGATCTGAAGGCAGCGTTCGCGGGCGAATCGCAGGCGAACCGCAAGTACCTGGCCTACGCCAAGAAGGCCGAGCAGGACGGCTACCCCCAGGTGGCCAAGCTATTCAGGGCCGCCGCGGAGGCGGAAACGGTGCACGCCCTGGCCCATTTCGATGTGATGAAGGGCGTGAACGAGACCTGGAAGAACCTCGAGGACGCCATCCAGGGAGAGAACTACGAGCACACCTCCATGTACCCGGGGTTCATAGAGCAGGCCAAGAAAGAGGGCAACACGGCCGCCCTGCGGTCGTTCAACTACGCCAACGCCGTGGAGAAGATCCACGAGGCCAAGTACAAGGAGGCGTCCTCGGCGGTGTCCGGAGGGAAGGACCTCCCGGCGAAGAAGCTCTACGTGTGCCCGACCTGCGGCAACATCGAGGAGGGGGAGCCGCCCCAGCGCTGCCCGGTGTGCGGTGCCGCTGGCTCCACGTTCAAGGAAGTCCTCTGA
- a CDS encoding HAD-IIIA family hydrolase produces the protein MALLIENELRESASVISSIDSRQIEDVAAAILGAVRNKKKAIFFGNGGSAADAMHIAAEFSGRYLMERPAMNGISLNSLSSITGIGNDYGYERVFVRQLEACMEAGDAVIGISTSGTSKNVVLAMQRAKELGGVTIAFTGAGGVLKDMVDHPLVIPSKSTPRIQEAYFCAGHIICGLVEKGMYGRKAVFIDRDDTIAKDVPYCSRPEDLHLFPGVGKAVKRLNDAGYLVIMITNQSGIGRGRFTEETLAKIHDKMLGDLAADGARLDAIYYCPHTPEDGCRCRKPGTELIERAVREHGIDLRSSYFIGDRDHDVEAGTTAGCKCIRVGPDLGFPEAVNIILKEGRRSSS, from the coding sequence ATGGCCCTGCTCATTGAGAACGAGCTGAGGGAGAGCGCGTCGGTCATCTCGTCCATCGATTCGAGGCAGATAGAGGACGTAGCCGCCGCCATCCTCGGCGCCGTGAGGAACAAGAAGAAGGCCATATTCTTCGGCAACGGCGGCAGCGCCGCCGACGCCATGCACATCGCCGCGGAGTTCTCCGGCCGCTACCTCATGGAGAGGCCGGCCATGAACGGGATATCCCTGAACTCGCTGTCCTCCATCACCGGCATCGGCAACGACTACGGGTATGAGAGGGTGTTCGTGCGCCAGCTCGAGGCGTGCATGGAGGCGGGGGACGCGGTCATCGGGATAAGCACCAGCGGCACCTCCAAGAACGTGGTCCTGGCGATGCAGCGCGCCAAGGAGCTGGGCGGCGTCACCATAGCGTTCACCGGCGCGGGCGGCGTGCTGAAGGACATGGTCGATCATCCCCTGGTCATCCCGTCGAAGAGCACCCCCCGCATCCAAGAGGCGTACTTCTGCGCCGGCCACATCATCTGCGGGCTGGTGGAGAAGGGCATGTACGGGCGCAAGGCGGTGTTCATCGACCGGGACGACACCATCGCCAAGGACGTGCCGTACTGCTCCCGGCCCGAGGACCTGCACCTGTTCCCCGGGGTGGGGAAGGCGGTCAAGAGGCTGAACGACGCCGGCTACCTGGTCATCATGATCACCAACCAGTCCGGGATCGGCAGGGGGCGCTTCACCGAGGAGACGCTGGCGAAGATACACGACAAGATGCTGGGCGACCTGGCCGCCGACGGCGCCAGGCTCGACGCCATATATTATTGCCCCCACACCCCGGAGGACGGCTGCCGGTGCCGCAAGCCCGGCACCGAGCTGATAGAGCGGGCGGTGAGGGAGCACGGCATCGACCTGAGGTCGTCGTACTTCATAGGGGACCGGGACCACGATGTCGAGGCGGGGACCACTGCGGGATGCAAGTGCATCAGGGTCGGGCCCGATCTCGGGTTCCCTGAGGCCGTGAATATCATCTTGAAAGAGGGACGGCGTTCGTCCTCCTGA
- a CDS encoding glycosyltransferase family 2 protein → MTDGLPLVSVIIPSYNPGESLETCLRSIREQSYENIEIIVVDRNSTDGTPGVAGNNSARLMLIDCERAEAKNHGINLAQGKYIAFIDSDMELTSSVISECVSICERSIQVGGIIIPERSVGNSYWVKVRDHERKYYAGTEIESARFFPRDLAERAKGFETGVIFFEESTLPQKIKLMGFSISARIASPILHHEDNFTLGHWLRKKYYYGKTAKAYRAKYGDYGAAQMSVRKRFSIFLMQGNFYKRPALAIGVLTLKALEFVSAGLGYMSKQRPDYDDSAVDI, encoded by the coding sequence ATGACGGATGGCCTACCGCTCGTCTCGGTCATAATCCCCTCATACAATCCAGGAGAATCGCTCGAAACATGTCTGCGCTCAATACGGGAACAGAGCTACGAGAATATCGAGATTATCGTTGTTGACAGGAATTCCACGGATGGGACACCGGGCGTAGCCGGGAATAACTCCGCCCGATTGATGCTTATTGATTGTGAAAGGGCTGAAGCCAAGAACCACGGGATAAATCTGGCCCAGGGCAAGTATATAGCGTTCATAGACTCGGACATGGAGCTGACCTCCTCGGTCATTTCAGAATGTGTTTCGATTTGTGAACGGTCCATCCAGGTCGGCGGCATAATAATCCCCGAACGATCGGTTGGTAATAGCTATTGGGTCAAGGTGCGGGACCATGAACGCAAGTACTATGCGGGCACGGAGATCGAGTCGGCGCGTTTCTTTCCCCGTGACCTTGCGGAACGGGCGAAAGGATTTGAGACGGGCGTGATTTTTTTCGAGGAATCCACCCTCCCCCAGAAAATCAAGCTGATGGGTTTTTCGATTAGCGCAAGGATTGCCTCTCCCATCTTGCATCATGAGGATAATTTTACACTTGGCCACTGGTTGAGAAAGAAGTACTACTATGGCAAGACTGCTAAGGCTTATAGGGCCAAGTATGGTGATTACGGAGCCGCCCAAATGAGTGTCAGGAAGCGATTTAGCATCTTCCTGATGCAGGGCAACTTCTACAAACGGCCTGCTTTGGCTATAGGGGTCTTAACGCTCAAGGCGTTGGAGTTCGTCTCGGCGGGTCTGGGCTATATGTCAAAACAACGACCTGATTACGATGATAGTGCTGTCGACATCTGA
- a CDS encoding ArnT family glycosyltransferase, whose product MFFLCLSTLIFIGIILTPGTIGFHHDWPYGPFPEMIEELGSEGFDLFSESQGNKIYPTDWLFRIALVPFAGLGGEVLTKSMLVLFTALSGTAMFWLARELKLDYRWALVAGIIYVFTPIVFTRAIAGHMYYLLAYAIAPLAFMLFMRATRSERPWKYALLSGALIGIATVQIQFSVMLPLLLVGYLIFDYKHTRTNLPVFTIVVLVALLIQLPWVLPLMTDSTITEGLPVSSYINYHDITSAPSLWESFGMLGYKIQPYSYTSLASSGLIPSFLPYLSVSFLGVALLSLIFRRDSLTLSLSTIALIGVFLGKGMNEPGGEIFEFLFLNTPLIIFRELWHLVFLVVFPATVLVAIFIQDFSKYVKRRSGGRPWAHIAAPLAVALLVIIPAGCPLMLGGNFGGYLQTYTLSDDYDALFDELSEANGTTRILWVPSMGPMRYSDLGRAGVDPLISSSPLPSFPSSPYANPSPLSGATMFFIVTMQENDTAQFGNVLSPFGIAEIVVRTDFQSKYPWYSALENYPDLAAKWESQAFARYVQGQDDLLAVTVSPEFTRYQNQVPSSMVSAPSTVVLGSKDLSALSHLASVTHLGEVAYLTDKGTLGHADLLFAMDDTRDIISLTSGQSIDPASAVPGFDDKSDPHREWIPAKGWSWYDPLFSTSTNTGIFTLGDSTVSMPVSGDGSEVWAKVMFWEDGAVLEFDMGSSSTTVRTDSSTHMPQWVKIGEVDGSSQLTIASSSGRGYVDEILVVNKAELASLGAAIGDRTVVYLLTSDGYDVSGALPRSEPHAVDIEVNDTMSRWIDIYEESAYSLTLDVEGHVMVSVDGAPVDMGWEGSQGHGAVFLDEGRHELRITALADSAVGDLWMISNGLSPEETFSPSKSAVIEQYQKNDPQSWQVKVNATEPFFLMLSEPYDPRYVAIVNGQEIGPVQAYSFMNGYWIDQTGELTIDLAYKPQKQFEIGLVIACLTIGACVGFAVWDTWRGRRKCSGKHSKGRARP is encoded by the coding sequence TTGTTCTTCCTCTGCCTGTCCACGCTCATCTTCATCGGTATCATACTGACGCCGGGGACGATCGGCTTTCATCACGATTGGCCCTATGGCCCCTTTCCCGAGATGATCGAAGAGCTGGGCAGTGAAGGGTTCGATCTATTCAGCGAATCCCAGGGGAACAAGATCTATCCGACGGATTGGCTGTTCCGTATAGCCCTGGTCCCATTTGCAGGGCTGGGTGGCGAGGTCCTTACGAAGAGCATGCTGGTCCTGTTCACCGCCCTCAGCGGGACGGCGATGTTCTGGCTGGCTCGGGAGCTAAAGCTCGACTACCGCTGGGCTCTGGTTGCCGGCATAATCTACGTGTTCACCCCCATCGTTTTCACCCGCGCCATAGCGGGGCATATGTATTACCTCCTTGCCTATGCCATCGCCCCCCTGGCTTTCATGCTATTCATGAGGGCCACGAGGAGCGAGCGGCCGTGGAAATATGCATTGCTCTCAGGGGCCCTTATCGGAATAGCGACTGTCCAGATCCAGTTCTCCGTAATGCTTCCGCTGCTCCTCGTCGGTTACCTGATCTTTGACTACAAGCACACGAGGACGAACCTGCCCGTCTTCACGATCGTCGTCCTGGTCGCATTGTTGATCCAGCTGCCCTGGGTCCTGCCTTTGATGACGGACAGCACCATCACAGAGGGCCTGCCGGTCAGCAGCTACATCAACTATCATGATATAACCAGCGCCCCATCCCTCTGGGAGAGCTTTGGGATGCTGGGCTACAAGATCCAGCCCTACAGCTATACTTCATTAGCAAGCTCCGGCTTGATACCTTCGTTCCTTCCTTATCTGAGCGTATCGTTCCTGGGAGTGGCATTGTTGTCTTTGATCTTCCGCCGCGACAGCCTCACGTTGTCCCTGTCGACCATAGCATTAATCGGGGTGTTCCTGGGAAAAGGAATGAACGAACCAGGAGGGGAGATCTTCGAGTTCCTGTTCCTGAACACTCCCCTGATAATTTTCCGCGAACTGTGGCATCTCGTTTTTCTAGTGGTGTTCCCGGCGACCGTATTGGTGGCCATATTTATCCAGGACTTCTCAAAATATGTCAAAAGGCGGTCGGGAGGACGGCCGTGGGCGCACATCGCCGCGCCACTGGCGGTCGCGCTATTAGTGATAATCCCAGCAGGCTGCCCCCTGATGCTGGGCGGCAACTTCGGCGGATATCTTCAAACATACACGCTGAGCGACGACTATGACGCTCTCTTCGATGAGCTTAGCGAAGCGAACGGGACCACCAGAATCCTATGGGTCCCCAGTATGGGGCCGATGCGATACTCGGACCTTGGCCGGGCTGGTGTCGACCCGCTGATATCAAGTTCGCCCTTGCCATCCTTCCCATCCTCCCCGTACGCTAATCCATCCCCCCTTTCCGGAGCCACTATGTTCTTCATCGTCACCATGCAGGAGAACGACACGGCCCAGTTCGGCAATGTCCTCAGCCCCTTCGGCATAGCGGAGATCGTCGTAAGAACGGATTTCCAATCAAAATACCCATGGTACTCGGCACTGGAGAACTATCCTGACCTTGCGGCCAAGTGGGAATCCCAGGCGTTCGCTCGGTACGTACAGGGTCAGGATGACCTGCTCGCTGTGACCGTGTCCCCCGAGTTCACCAGGTATCAGAACCAAGTGCCTTCGAGCATGGTCAGCGCCCCGTCGACGGTCGTGCTGGGAAGTAAGGACCTTTCAGCGCTCTCCCATTTGGCCAGCGTTACCCACCTCGGCGAGGTGGCCTATCTGACCGACAAGGGAACGCTGGGCCACGCAGACCTGCTCTTCGCCATGGATGACACGCGTGACATCATCTCATTGACATCCGGCCAGAGCATAGACCCAGCTTCCGCCGTCCCCGGGTTCGATGACAAGAGCGATCCCCATAGGGAGTGGATACCGGCTAAAGGCTGGTCCTGGTACGATCCGCTCTTCAGCACATCGACGAACACCGGGATTTTCACTCTGGGGGACAGCACGGTATCGATGCCTGTGTCGGGCGATGGCTCAGAAGTGTGGGCCAAGGTCATGTTCTGGGAGGACGGGGCCGTCCTTGAGTTCGACATGGGCTCGAGCTCGACGACGGTCCGTACGGACTCCAGCACCCATATGCCCCAATGGGTCAAGATCGGAGAAGTGGATGGATCTTCCCAGCTGACTATAGCCTCATCATCAGGCAGGGGCTATGTAGACGAGATCCTCGTGGTCAACAAGGCGGAGCTCGCGTCCCTGGGCGCGGCGATAGGGGACAGGACCGTCGTCTACCTCTTGACCTCCGACGGCTATGATGTGTCCGGCGCTCTGCCCCGGTCGGAGCCACATGCCGTTGACATTGAGGTCAACGATACCATGAGCCGCTGGATCGACATATACGAGGAAAGCGCCTACTCCCTGACATTGGATGTCGAAGGACATGTTATGGTGAGCGTCGACGGCGCTCCCGTGGACATGGGCTGGGAAGGGTCCCAGGGACATGGGGCGGTGTTCCTGGACGAGGGCAGGCATGAGCTGAGGATCACCGCTCTGGCAGACTCCGCAGTGGGAGATCTGTGGATGATCTCGAACGGTCTGTCCCCAGAAGAAACGTTCTCGCCCTCCAAGAGCGCGGTGATCGAACAATACCAGAAGAACGACCCTCAATCCTGGCAGGTCAAGGTCAACGCCACCGAGCCGTTCTTCCTGATGCTCTCTGAGCCTTACGACCCCCGGTACGTCGCCATCGTCAACGGTCAGGAGATCGGGCCGGTGCAGGCCTATTCGTTCATGAACGGATATTGGATAGACCAGACCGGGGAGCTCACCATCGACCTGGCGTACAAGCCTCAGAAGCAGTTCGAGATCGGCCTAGTCATCGCCTGCCTGACCATAGGCGCCTGCGTGGGGTTCGCGGTATGGGATACTTGGCGGGGACGCCGTAAATGCTCTGGCAAGCATTCAAAGGGACGGGCGCGGCCTTGA
- a CDS encoding 4Fe-4S dicluster-binding protein, whose amino-acid sequence MPAWQEIPIGTTLPATSFDGVDVGPGSSHQNLTGRWRWASPHYLKERCIKCVRCCWSCPDSAIIRLDDDFMKWDYNYCKGCGICADICPVEAIEMVQGVHEWP is encoded by the coding sequence ATGCCCGCCTGGCAGGAGATACCGATCGGGACAACGCTGCCGGCCACCAGCTTCGACGGCGTGGACGTCGGCCCCGGTTCCTCGCACCAGAACCTCACCGGGAGGTGGAGGTGGGCCTCCCCTCATTACCTCAAGGAGCGGTGCATCAAGTGCGTGAGATGCTGCTGGTCCTGCCCCGACTCGGCCATCATCCGGCTGGACGACGACTTCATGAAGTGGGACTACAACTACTGCAAGGGCTGCGGGATATGCGCGGACATCTGCCCGGTCGAAGCGATCGAGATGGTGCAGGGGGTGCACGAGTGGCCGTGA
- a CDS encoding glycosyltransferase — translation MDLSLVIPACNEEQRIGETLIAYAKDLRASGIDFEIITEMDGCTDRTAQVVTRLGCLYPEIRGLEFEDKLGKGGGLVKGFEAARGNYVGFVDADGPVRPENLMKLLAEVRNGTDFAIASRRAKGAKALYRTRRRQVLSRCFNLLVRMMFALPYKDTQCGAKVMKRDAIEKMTQDIHVNGFAFDVGLIYAARKNGLSIKEVGVNWEDKTGSKVDITHTIFDMLISVIKLRIFFSPFKSLLTHNGRRSDDSAEWANWLD, via the coding sequence TTGGACCTCAGTCTCGTCATCCCCGCATGCAACGAAGAGCAGCGCATCGGAGAAACGCTGATAGCATATGCAAAGGACCTCCGGGCGTCCGGCATCGATTTCGAGATCATCACGGAGATGGACGGGTGCACCGACCGCACCGCCCAAGTGGTGACGCGCCTGGGCTGCCTCTACCCCGAGATACGGGGGCTGGAGTTCGAGGACAAACTAGGCAAGGGCGGAGGGCTCGTAAAAGGGTTCGAGGCCGCCAGGGGAAATTATGTGGGCTTCGTGGACGCCGACGGACCGGTCCGCCCAGAAAATCTCATGAAACTCCTTGCGGAGGTCAGGAACGGGACCGATTTCGCTATTGCGTCACGACGAGCCAAGGGTGCCAAGGCATTATATCGAACCCGCCGCCGACAGGTGCTGAGCAGGTGCTTCAATCTCCTAGTGAGGATGATGTTCGCCCTGCCATACAAGGACACCCAGTGCGGCGCGAAGGTAATGAAAAGGGACGCCATAGAGAAGATGACGCAGGACATTCATGTCAACGGCTTCGCTTTCGATGTTGGCCTAATATACGCAGCCAGGAAGAACGGCTTATCCATCAAGGAGGTAGGCGTCAACTGGGAGGATAAGACCGGCTCCAAGGTCGACATAACTCACACCATCTTCGACATGCTGATTTCGGTAATCAAGCTCAGGATCTTCTTCAGTCCTTTCAAATCGCTGCTGACACACAACGGCAGGAGATCGGACGATAGCGCTGAGTGGGCCAACTGGCTGGACTAA